In Fundulus heteroclitus isolate FHET01 chromosome 16, MU-UCD_Fhet_4.1, whole genome shotgun sequence, a single genomic region encodes these proteins:
- the flii gene encoding protein flightless-1 homolog, protein MAATGVLPFIRGVDLSGNDFKGGYFPEDVKCMSSLRWLKLNRTGLCYLPEELGSLQKLEHLSVSHNSLTTLHGDLSSLPNLRAVVARANSLKNSGVPDDIFQLEDLSVLDLSYNQLTEIPRDLENSRNMLVLNLSHNGIESIPNQLFINLTDLLYLDLSDNKLDSLPPQMRRLVHLQTLILNNNPLMHAQLRQLPAMVALQTLHLRNTQRTQSNMPTSLEGLTNLADVDLSSNDLTRVPECLYSLSSLKRLNLSSNQISELSLCIDQWNQLETLNLSRNQLTSLPSAICKLSKLKKLYLNSNKLDFDGLPPGVSKLANLTEFMAANNNLELIPEGLCRCDKLKKLVLNKNRLVTLPETIHFLPNLEILDVRENPNLVMPPKPVDRSAEWYNIDFSLQNQLRLAGASPATVAAAGGGASHRDHLARKMRLRRKKDSSQDDQAKQVLKGMSDVAQEKKNMEENGDLKYGDLKVRRWDKSLEKPQLNYSEFFMEDVGQVPGVTVFQIENFVPLQVDEAFYGKFYEADCYIVLKTFLDDNGALNWQIFYWIGQEASLDKKAGAAIHAVNLRNFLGAECRTIREEMGDESEEFSAVFSNEISYIEGGTASGFYTVEDTNYTVRLYRVYGKKNIKLESVPVKGSSLDPRFVFLLDTGLEIFIWRGANATLGGTTKARLFAEKINKNERKGKAEIATLMQNQEPPEFWEPLGGQPEEIVKHVPDDFSPVRPKLYKVGLGLGYLELPQINYKLSVEHKDHKIKLDTLPELRLVQSLLDTKGVYILDCWSDVFIWIGRKSPRLVRAAALKLGQELCSMLHRPKHASVTRNLEGTECQVFKSKFKNWDDVLKVDYTRAAETVQQNDNLQGKVKKDAEQKDQMKADLTALFLPRQPAMALTEAEQLMEEWNEDLDGMEGFVLEGKKFTRLPEEEFGHFFTQDCYVFLCRYWVPVEYEDDEEEKKEGEAGRGGGGGGKGEEDEEDKQPEEDFQCVVYFWQGRQASNMGWLTFTFSLQKKFESLFPGKLKVVRMTQQQENLKFLSHFKRKFIIHKGKRKQNTDSVQPSLYHIRTNGSALCTRTIQIGTDSCNLNSEFCFILKVPFESTDNQGIVYTWVGRAADPDEAKLAEDIMNTMFDDTYSKQVINEGEEPENFFWVGIGSQKAYDEDAEYMKHARLFRCSNEKGYFSVSEKCSDFCQDDLADDDIMLLDNGMEVYMWVGTQTSQVEIKLSLKACQVYIQHMRAKDAEHPRKLRLVRKGNEPHCFTRCFHAWGPFKTPPS, encoded by the exons GAGCATCTTTCAGTCAGCCACAACAGTCTGACCACCTTACACGGAGACCTTTCCAGCCTACCAAACCTGCGG GCGGTGGTAGCCAGAGCCAACAGCCTGAAAAACTCTGGAGTACCTGATGACATCTTTCAGCTGGAGGACCTGTCTGTGCTG GATCTGAGCTACAACCAGCTGACGGAGATCCCCAGGGACCTGGAGAACAGCAGGAACATGCTGGTGCTGAACCTGAGTCACAACGGCATCGAGTCCATCCCCAACCAGCTGTTCATCAACCTCACGGACCTGCTGTACCTGGACCTGAGCGACAACAAGCTGGACAGCCTGCCGCCCCAGATGAGGCGCCTGGTGCACCTGCAGACCCTCATTCTGAACAACAACCCGCTGATGCACGCACAGCTGCG GCAGCTGCCGGCCATGGTGGCTTTACAGACGCTTCACCTGAGGAACACCCAGAGGACGCAGAGCAACATGCCCACCAGCTTGGAGGGACTGACTAATTTAGCAG ACGTTGACCTGTCCTCCAACGACCTGACCCGGGTCCCAGAGTGCCTGTATTCCCTGAGCAGTCTGAAGAGACTCAACCTGAGCAGCAACCAGATCTCTGAACTCTCCCTGTGCATCGACCAGTGGAACCAGCTGGAGACGCTGAACCTGAGTCGCAACCAGCTCACCTCGCTGCCT TCTGCGATCTGCAAGCTGTCCAAGCTGAAGAAGCTGTATTTAAATTCCAACAAGCTGGACTTTGACGGGCTCCCTCCGGGTGTGAGCAAACTTGCCAACCTCACCGAGTTCATGGCCGCCAacaacaacctggagctcatcccagagggcctCTGCAG GTGCGACAAACTGAAGAAGTTGGTGCTGAATAAGAACCGGCTGGTAACGCTGCCTGAAACCATCCACTTCTTGCCCAACTTGGAG ATCTTAGACGTGCGGGAGAACCCCAACTTGGTGATGCCACCAAAGCCCGTGGACCGATCAGCGGAGTGGTACAACATCGACTTCTCCCTTCAGAACCAGCTGCGTCTGGCCGGAGCTTCTCCCGCGACCGTGGCAGCTGCAGGGGGAG GAGCCAGCCATAGAGATCACCTGGCGAGGAAGATGAGGCTGAGGAGGAAGAAGGACAGCTCGCAGGACGATCAGGCGAAGCAGGTCCTGAAAGGCATGAGCGACGTTGCTCAGGAGAAGAAGAACATGGAG GAAAACGGCGACTTGAAGTACGGAGACCTGAAAGTCCGCCGCTGGGACAAGAGCCTGGAGAAACCTCAGCTGAATTACTCTGAGTTCTTCATGGAGGACGTGGGACAG GTTCCAGGAGTGACGGTGTTCCAGATAGAGAACTTTGTTCCCCTACAGGTAGATGAGGCTTTCTATGGCAAGTTCTACGAGGCCGACTGCTACATCGTCCTCAAG ACCTTCCTGGACGACAACGGAGCCTTAAACTGGCAGATCTTCTACTGGATCGGTCAGGAGGCGTCGCTGGACAAGAAAGCCGGCGCCGCCATCCATGCTGTCAACCTGAGGAACTTCTTAGGCGCAGAGTGCAGGACCATTCGGGAGGAGATGGGAGACGAGAGCGAGGAGTTCAGCGCC GTATTTAGCAATGAGATCTCCTACATCGAAGGAGGGACAGCCAGCGGGTTTTACACTGTGGAGGACACGAATTATACCGTCAG gttgtaCAGAGTCTACGGCAAGAAGAACATCAAGCTGGAGTCTGTGCCGGTGAAGGGCTCCTCCCTCGACCCTCG CTTTGTGTTCTTGCTGGACACGGGGCTGGAAATCTTCATCTGGAGAGGAGCCAACGCTACCCTGGGCGGCACCACGAAGGCCAG GTTGTTTGCCGAGAAGATCAATAAGAACGAGCGGAAAGGGAAGGCGGAGATAGCCACGCTGATGCAGAACCAGGAGCCGCCTGAGTTCTGGGAGCCTCTGGGAGGACAGCCAGAGGAGATCGTGAAGCACGTGCCGGATGATTTCTCCCCCGTCAGACCCAAGCTGTACAAA GTGGGCCTGGGCCTCGGCTACCTGGAGCTGCCTCAGATCAACTACAAACTGTCTGTGGAGCATAAAGATCACAAGATCAAGCTGGACACCCTACCTGAGCTCAGGCTG GTCCAGTCTCTGCTGGACACGAAAGGCGTGTACATCCTGGACTGCTGGTCCGACGTCTTCATCTGGATCGGGAGGAAGTCTCCCCGGCTGGTCCGAGCTGCGGCCCTAAAGCTGGGCCAGGAGCTCTGCTCCATGCTGCACAGACCCAAACACGCCAGCGTCACCCGCAACCTGGAGGGCACCGAGTGTCAG GTGTTTAAGTCCAAGTTTAAGAACTGGGACGATGTTCTGAAGGTGGACTACACCAGAGCCGCTGAGACGGTGCAGCAAAACGACAACCTGCAAGGGAAG GTGAAGAAGGACGCAGAGCAGAAGGACCAGATGAAGGCCGACCTCACGGCGCTGTTCCTCCCCCGGCAGCCGGCCATGGCCCTGACCGAG GCCGAACAGCTGATGGAGGAATGGAACGAGGACCTGGACGGCATGGAGGGGTTCGTCCTGGAGGGCAAGAAGTTCACGCGGCTTCCCGAGGAGGAGTTCGGACACTTCTTCACCCAGGACTGCTACGTCTTCCTCTGCAG ATACTGGGTTCCTGTGGAGTACGAGGACgacgaggaggagaagaaggaagGCGAGGCtggtagaggaggaggaggaggcggcaagggggaggaagacgaggaggaCAAACAGCCTGAGGAGGACTTCCAGTGTGTGGTGTACTTCTGGCAGGGCAGGCAGGCGTCCAACATGGGCTGGCTCACCTTCACCTTCTCCCTGCAGAAGAAGTTCGAGAGTCTTTTCCCCGGAAAGCTCAAG GTCGTGCGCATGACGCAGCAGCAGGAGAACCTCAAGTTCCTGTCGCACTTCAAAAGGAAGTTTATCATCCACAAAGGGAAGCGGAAACAGAACACGGACTCCGTGCAGCCGTCGCTTTACCACATCCGCACCAACGGCAGCGCTCTCTGCACCAG GACCATCCAGATCGGCACAGACTCCTGCAACCTCAACTCGGAGTTCTGCTTCATACTCAAG GTACCATTCGAGAGCACCGACAACCAGGGCATCGTGTACACCTGGGTGGGCAGAGCCGCCGACCCGGACGAGGCCAAGCTGGCCGAGGACATCATGAACACCATGTTCGACGACACCTACAGCAAGCAG gTCATTAACGAGGGGGAGGAGCCAGAGAACTTCTTCTGGGTTGGGATTGGATCTCAGAAAGCGTACGATGAAGATGCAGAGTACATGAAACACGCGAGGCTCTTCAG GTGCTCAAACGAGAAGGGTTACTTCTCCGTGTCCGAGAAGTGTTCGGACTTCTGCCAGGACGACCTGGCCGACGACGACATCATGCTGCTGGATAACGGCATGGAG GTTTACATGTGGGTCGGCACTCAGACCAGCCAGGTGGAGATCAAGCTGAGCCTCAAAGCCTGTCAG GTCTACATCCAGCACATGCGCGCTAAGGACGCCGAACACCCGAGGAAGCTGCGCCTGGTGAGGAAGGGAAACGAGCCTCACTGCTTCACGCGCTGCTTCCACGCCTGGGGGCCTTTCAAAACTCCACCGTCATAG